GAGCTTTACCATTTTGTAGATTTTTAAACCATAAAATAAAGGTAAATGTAGGATACAATGATAATAAACTAACGAGGATAAATATCCCCATTTTTGCGTAAAAAAATGGATTATTGAGGTAATAATCTGTTCCTTTTCCAAAGTATAAAACTCTTAAGACTCCTGTAATTACAATTAAGGTGGCTGCTATCCCATAAACCAGATCCGCAAAAGCAACTTTTTTGGCTTCATTTAGGGTCATTTCTTTTTTTAAGTTAAAACTCTCTACTGTGAGAGCCGCAAACGCTAACATAAAACCTAAGTAATGGAAATAAGCTGTAATTGAACTTGCCCACATAGTTCTGTAAAGAGTTTGTCTGATGACTGAGGATTAAAAAGGTTTTCGGCGTTTTTTCAATATTTATGATTATATTGTCATTTAGTAGTATAACTGATTGCAAAAGATTTTCAATCAGTAATTATACTTATCGTGCTTCAAATCCAGCCCAAAAACAAGGTTTATAGCACTACGCGGTATGGCGCGTCTCTACTAAATCCAGCTAAAATCAGGAGATTTCTTAATGCTAAACTCATCCCATGCTTCCCTTTTAAATCATTAACTTGAATAATAAAACAGTTAATCCAGCCATGAATAATAAATGAGGCAGGTTACTGATTAGTCTTTGTATCCCGGTTGCTTCGTCGCTTTGTTTGGTAATTCGTAGCAGAGGATAAGGGCTAAAAACTAATGCGGAAAGTAGTGTTACCCCTTGCAGAAATTGAGCCACATCTAAACTCCAAGTTAGAGTGGGTAATCCTGCCCCACTATATCCTAAAGAACGAGCTAATACGGGGAGAATTTGTCCGGCTTCGGTAATAAAAGAAGGAACGTAGTGGGCTAAATTGGCAGCCAAAACAAACGGGAGATAGGCGTAAATAATCGTTAAATAACTGGGTTGTTCAGGATCAAAAAAGCGAGCGATCGCATGAGTTCCTAATGTTAAAATAGCAGGTATACTGAGTAATGCTAAAGTGATGGGTAAACTGCTTAGAAAATGATCGGCATCGACAGGTAAATTTTCCCATCCCCACCAACCTAAAATAGTCTGGGAATGGTGCATAAACACACCCCCAAATAATAGTAATAACAGGGCTACTTCTGCCCAAAAACCTTGATGATCATCTAATAAATCCGATGCAGGAAAGCGTAAATTTAACTGTCCTGAGCGATTGGGACAAGCTTTCAAACAATCCATACAAAGCATACAATCACGGTTATCTTGCAATTGGGCGGGATGGGAGTAAAGCGGACAACCTTTACTCGCTTGTCCTTCGTTGGGTAAGGCATCAATAAAGTTAAGTGGAGTTTCCGTACTGCCTTTATAACAGCCAAAGGTATTACACTGACTCCCACAAACTTGCTGAGTTGAGCGCAATTCCGTTATCGACAGTTTGGCAAACATCCCATTCATGCCACCAATAGGACAGAGATAGCGACACCATAACCGACGTTCATAAATTAAACTACAAATCACAGCCCCAGCCGTAATTGTTAATAATAACCAAGCAGAAAGATAGGCATGATGGGGCAAATCCCACAGTTTTTCCCACAGGTAAATGATTACAAACCCGGCAAATAATATCCACGCACCCCAACGATTGAGCCATGAGGTATTCCAGGTGAGTTGCTGACGGGGAAATAACCACAGGGAAAGTTGGCGCATCCATTCACCCACAATCATAAACGGGCAGATAGCACACCAAACTCGCCCCACAAAGGCGAATAAAAATAGATAACCAGGCCACCACCAAGCCCAAAATAAGTTGAGGGTAATGCTGTTATCTCGTGATTGGGAACCGATAAAACCTAAAATTGTAACGGGGATGAAAATTGCCATCATCAAGATCCAGATCCCTTCGGGATACCAATGACTCAACAACAATTTCCGCAACCCTGGAACATGGGTGAGCAAATCAATCCGAAAGGCATTTTTCCTAGATTCTACTGACCACAAAGCTTGTTCTGGAATCACCGATTGTCCGATGGGGGTCATCATCACGGCACGGTGCAATATTTCGGCTAATTCTGCTAAATTGCCGGGATATTCGTAACTCATCAAACGGCGCAAATCTGCCCGATCCAATTGCAGAAGAGGGCGATTTTGTTCCCGACAAAATTGATTCAGAAAGTATTCGGCAAATTCGGGAATATCGGCTTTCCGTTGGGGTAAAGTTAATAGTTTAATTGAAATAATTTCAATATCGGGAAAAATGAGTTTGTTGGCAGAGGCAAAAATTAAACGCACCCAAGATTGAACGGGTTGAGGTGGTTCGTGAGATAATTGATGGTGGTTTAATATGCCATGATTGGGGATAATTAATCCTGTTTTCAAATAGTGAATTAATCGAGTGCGATCGCCTTCACTTAAAACCTGAACGTTATCGAGTAATAAGGTTCCCTGTTCTAATAATTCCAGAATACCCGGTTGATTTCCCGTTCTGCCAAATAAGACATCGGTATTGAGTCTACCATCTGCGGTATGGGGAAGTTCGGCACAATCTAATTCAGCAAAGGGTCGGTCAGCTAATTGAGAACGCAGGTGGATCAATCCCGCTAAAAAGGTTTTTCCGCTACCCGGTTGGGCTTGAAACACCACAGGCGTTAACGTAGATGCGGCTTGATCGATTTTTTGAGCGAGTTTTTGGGTAGCTTTGCTATGACCCAGAATCATTTCCCCGGTGGGAATATCTTGGATGTAGGGTTGCAAGCCTCGAATGCGTTCTTCTTCCCAAGCAATGCGGCTGGCAAGATCATCTAAGTCTCGCATCAACAGGGAATAGATCGCTTGTTGAATAGCAGGATAGTCTATCACCAATTCCAAAAACTGGTTTTGGGGTAAAAACAGGATTTCACTGGCTGTCAGGGCGATCGCACTACTATGGTACGTTCCTTCATCGGAACTCGCCACCAGTGTATAGCCAAATAAATCTCCAGGGTGGCGATCGCGGATCGACAATTTACCAATGGGCGATTGTTGAAAGATTTCCACCTTTCCCAGCTTGAGCAGATATAGCCCGATGGGAGTTTGTCCTTCTCGATAAATCAGACTTCCTGCTTCGACTTGGAAGCGATAAAACAATTGGGAAATTGCTTGCATCGCGCTTTCTGGCAGGCTTTCCCAGATAGGTTGACTCCCTAGCCAACCCATATCTTCTGCTCTTTTCCCTTCATCGGAAGCAACTGTTGGATCGTAATCGATGGGTTGTGGCAAGGGGAAGATGCTTGTTAACTCGATTATAGAGTTCATCAAATTTCCCTCAATTCAGCAAGCAAGATTTGAAAATACTGGCTTTTGAGAATTGATCATACTCGAATATTTTTCAGATTTGAAGTAGCTGATCGTACAATTTCTCAGGATAGCGTCAACTTTAAACTCAAGAATTTAGGTTCTTTCACCCTTAAAAAAAGTGTCCTTGACCTCTATTCGGTTGAGTTTGACAGCGTTCAAAGGCGGGTAAATGCCTTTCCTGAGAAATTTGACGCAGTTGAGTAAAGGCGGCTTTTAAATCGGGCTGGGTAACAAAACTTAAAAAATTATCATACATTTTTACGTTATCAATTTCGGTTTCTACTCCCATTTGACAAGCTTCTTTTAAGGTATCAGGTACGGAAATATGACCAGAAAATGTATCATTGGGAACAGGCATTCCATAGTGAGCAAATAAGTTGACCCAAAGATTGACATGATTATTTTCCGATTGAACAATATTGCTAAATGGACGAACTGAACCCAATTTTTGGATAACCGCATTATACAAAGCTCTGGCGCGATATTCATCATTAATCGAGTCAATCATAGCTTGTTGGGTTTTAGAATCTAAAGCAGTTTTAGAAAGTGCTTTTAAAGGGAAAAAGCCGGGAAAAATTATGCTATTGCTAGTGATAATGATTCCTGCTATTAACCCCTGAAAAGCTGTGCCAAGATTGTTTTTGATCGGTTTGTAGTTGTTCATAACCGTAGGGGCGGGGTCAGCCCGCCCGCGCATCAGTAATCAGTCAACCCTCAAGTTCACAATCCCAATTTAGCTAAAACAGGTTGAGGGGAAACAATATGCTTATTCATGCCCAATTTTCCGGGTTTTATTCCTAATGCTAATCCGATAATTTCGGTGATATATAAAATTGGTAAATTGTAAGAAATATTGTATTTTTTCTCAATTTCTCCTTGACGTAGTTCTAAGTTCGTATCGCACAAGGGACAAGCTAAAACAATACAATCCGCGCCCTGAAATTTTGCCTCATCTAAGAGTTGTTTAGTTAGGTCAAAGGCGATATCCTGTTGAGAAACTAAAATCGGGCCACCACAACATTTTGTCTTTAAGGAAAAATCAATGACTTCTGCCCCACAAATTGCTGAAAGTTTATCCATTGACATCGGAACAATCGGAGAATCCCAGCCCGTAATATCCGCAGGTCGAGTTAACAAACAGCCATAATAACAAACCACTTTTAACCCGGTTAACGGCTTTTTAATATGGGGCGTAATATCAATATCATTGGCTAACACATCCACCACATTTCTAACACGGATATTGTAGTCCGAAATTGATAATCCCATTTTCGATAAAATCACTGAAATTCTATCTTTTTCGGCGGCATCTTCTAAGGCTTTGGCTGCCCGTGCAGATTTATTATAGCATCCTGAACAAGATGTTAATAAATCCAGATTTTCTTTTTGCGCTAATACCACATTTCTCGCAGCCATTGCCATCCCAACATCGTGAGAAACTCCAGCAGCAACAGAACCCCCACAACAAGACCAATCTTGCAGTTCTTTGAGTTCAATTCCTAATTCCTCCATAACAACTTTTGTGGAGATATCAAACTCTCT
This is a stretch of genomic DNA from Planktothrix tepida PCC 9214. It encodes these proteins:
- a CDS encoding CoB--CoM heterodisulfide reductase iron-sulfur subunit B family protein — its product is MKYSYYPGCSLHTTAREFDISTKVVMEELGIELKELQDWSCCGGSVAAGVSHDVGMAMAARNVVLAQKENLDLLTSCSGCYNKSARAAKALEDAAEKDRISVILSKMGLSISDYNIRVRNVVDVLANDIDITPHIKKPLTGLKVVCYYGCLLTRPADITGWDSPIVPMSMDKLSAICGAEVIDFSLKTKCCGGPILVSQQDIAFDLTKQLLDEAKFQGADCIVLACPLCDTNLELRQGEIEKKYNISYNLPILYITEIIGLALGIKPGKLGMNKHIVSPQPVLAKLGL
- a CDS encoding ferritin-like domain-containing protein, whose amino-acid sequence is MNNYKPIKNNLGTAFQGLIAGIIITSNSIIFPGFFPLKALSKTALDSKTQQAMIDSINDEYRARALYNAVIQKLGSVRPFSNIVQSENNHVNLWVNLFAHYGMPVPNDTFSGHISVPDTLKEACQMGVETEIDNVKMYDNFLSFVTQPDLKAAFTQLRQISQERHLPAFERCQTQPNRGQGHFF
- a CDS encoding DUF2214 family protein, whose protein sequence is MWASSITAYFHYLGFMLAFAALTVESFNLKKEMTLNEAKKVAFADLVYGIAATLIVITGVLRVLYFGKGTDYYLNNPFFYAKMGIFILVSLLSLYPTFTFILWFKNLQNGKAPCLESSKLNRLSWLIKGELICFTFLPLFAAIMARIS
- a CDS encoding cyclic nucleotide-binding domain-containing protein produces the protein MNSIIELTSIFPLPQPIDYDPTVASDEGKRAEDMGWLGSQPIWESLPESAMQAISQLFYRFQVEAGSLIYREGQTPIGLYLLKLGKVEIFQQSPIGKLSIRDRHPGDLFGYTLVASSDEGTYHSSAIALTASEILFLPQNQFLELVIDYPAIQQAIYSLLMRDLDDLASRIAWEEERIRGLQPYIQDIPTGEMILGHSKATQKLAQKIDQAASTLTPVVFQAQPGSGKTFLAGLIHLRSQLADRPFAELDCAELPHTADGRLNTDVLFGRTGNQPGILELLEQGTLLLDNVQVLSEGDRTRLIHYLKTGLIIPNHGILNHHQLSHEPPQPVQSWVRLIFASANKLIFPDIEIISIKLLTLPQRKADIPEFAEYFLNQFCREQNRPLLQLDRADLRRLMSYEYPGNLAELAEILHRAVMMTPIGQSVIPEQALWSVESRKNAFRIDLLTHVPGLRKLLLSHWYPEGIWILMMAIFIPVTILGFIGSQSRDNSITLNLFWAWWWPGYLFLFAFVGRVWCAICPFMIVGEWMRQLSLWLFPRQQLTWNTSWLNRWGAWILFAGFVIIYLWEKLWDLPHHAYLSAWLLLTITAGAVICSLIYERRLWCRYLCPIGGMNGMFAKLSITELRSTQQVCGSQCNTFGCYKGSTETPLNFIDALPNEGQASKGCPLYSHPAQLQDNRDCMLCMDCLKACPNRSGQLNLRFPASDLLDDHQGFWAEVALLLLLFGGVFMHHSQTILGWWGWENLPVDADHFLSSLPITLALLSIPAILTLGTHAIARFFDPEQPSYLTIIYAYLPFVLAANLAHYVPSFITEAGQILPVLARSLGYSGAGLPTLTWSLDVAQFLQGVTLLSALVFSPYPLLRITKQSDEATGIQRLISNLPHLLFMAGLTVLLFKLMI